From Halotia branconii CENA392, the proteins below share one genomic window:
- a CDS encoding beta-lactamase hydrolase domain-containing protein, whose product MKIVRKINNELAIAGQITLEQLPQIAQEGFKSVLNLRSPNEQGFLNSEPEKVEFLGLSYINIPVKSEVMNDETATSLLEQINKLSKPLLMHCDYAMRSAVIVLMYIVIWQGATLQQAFKQVEKFGLFRTVSD is encoded by the coding sequence ATGAAGATTGTTAGGAAGATAAATAACGAGTTGGCGATCGCAGGACAAATTACCCTCGAACAATTGCCACAAATTGCCCAGGAAGGATTTAAGTCAGTACTTAACCTGCGATCGCCCAATGAGCAGGGCTTTCTGAATAGCGAACCAGAAAAAGTTGAATTTTTAGGACTTTCGTACATCAATATACCTGTTAAATCCGAGGTAATGAATGATGAAACTGCTACCTCTTTGTTAGAGCAAATTAACAAACTATCCAAACCACTCTTAATGCATTGTGATTATGCCATGCGGTCTGCGGTGATCGTATTAATGTATATCGTAATATGGCAAGGAGCAACTTTGCAACAAGCATTTAAACAAGTTGAAAAATTTGGTTTATTTAGGACTGTGAGCGATTAA
- the petJ gene encoding cytochrome c6 PetJ, which translates to MYFKNTQQPSYYSKATIYVKKIITLLLLALLLTSSFTLPAIATETTDGAQIFSVQCAGCHINGSNIIRRGKNLKKPALKRYRMDSKEAIASLVTNGKNNMPAYQDRLTKEQIQSVAAYVFEQANTGWR; encoded by the coding sequence ATGTACTTCAAAAATACTCAACAACCTTCTTACTATTCAAAAGCTACTATCTATGTGAAAAAAATTATAACCTTGTTGTTGCTAGCGCTATTATTAACAAGTAGCTTTACCTTACCTGCGATCGCAACTGAAACAACCGACGGCGCACAAATATTTAGCGTTCAGTGCGCTGGTTGTCATATCAATGGCAGTAATATCATTAGGCGGGGTAAGAACTTGAAAAAACCAGCACTCAAGAGATATAGGATGGATTCTAAAGAAGCGATCGCATCTCTTGTTACCAATGGTAAAAATAATATGCCAGCTTATCAAGACCGTCTCACCAAAGAGCAAATTCAATCTGTAGCTGCTTACGTTTTTGAACAAGCAAACACAGGCTGGCGTTAA
- a CDS encoding aldo/keto reductase — MNLPIESRLQFTPDLNICRILNGMWQVSGGHGRINPQAAIEAMFQYVDAGFTTWDLADHYGPAEDFIGEFRRQMIAMRGQEALANIQAFTKWVPRPGKMTRQLVEKNIDISLRRMNVESLDLMQFHWWEYQDKNYLDALKYMTELQTEGKIKHLALTNFDTEHLKIIIEAGIKIVSNQVQFSLVDRRPQVNMVQFCQQHDIKLFTYGTVCGGLLSEKYLDKSELRGFDLATTSLKKYKNMIDAWGGWQLFQELLTTLKQIADKHKVSIANVAVRYILDQPAVGGVIVGARLGVSEHIADNAQVFSFSLDAEDSDRIDAVSRQSRDLYEIIGDCGDEYRR, encoded by the coding sequence ATGAACCTACCAATAGAAAGCCGTCTTCAATTCACTCCTGATCTAAATATTTGTCGAATATTAAATGGTATGTGGCAAGTGTCTGGTGGACACGGACGCATCAACCCCCAAGCTGCCATTGAAGCTATGTTTCAATATGTGGATGCAGGTTTCACTACTTGGGATTTAGCAGACCATTATGGCCCTGCGGAAGACTTTATTGGTGAATTTCGTCGTCAAATGATTGCGATGCGTGGACAGGAGGCTTTGGCTAATATTCAAGCTTTCACAAAATGGGTTCCTCGTCCCGGTAAAATGACGAGACAATTGGTCGAAAAAAATATTGATATTTCCTTGAGGAGAATGAATGTTGAATCATTAGATTTAATGCAATTCCATTGGTGGGAATACCAGGATAAAAATTACTTGGATGCCCTCAAGTATATGACAGAATTACAAACTGAGGGAAAAATTAAACATTTAGCTTTAACTAACTTTGATACAGAACACCTCAAAATTATTATTGAAGCAGGCATTAAAATTGTTTCTAACCAAGTACAGTTTTCTTTAGTTGATCGTCGTCCCCAAGTAAATATGGTGCAGTTTTGTCAACAGCACGATATCAAATTATTTACTTATGGTACAGTTTGTGGTGGTTTGTTATCAGAAAAGTATTTAGATAAATCAGAACTACGAGGATTTGATTTAGCTACCACAAGCTTGAAGAAATATAAAAATATGATTGATGCTTGGGGTGGTTGGCAATTGTTTCAAGAGTTGCTTACTACTTTGAAACAAATTGCTGATAAGCATAAAGTCAGCATTGCCAATGTTGCAGTACGTTACATTTTAGATCAACCAGCTGTGGGTGGTGTGATAGTTGGTGCGAGGCTTGGTGTATCTGAACATATCGCAGATAACGCCCAAGTATTTAGTTTTAGTTTAGATGCTGAAGATAGCGATCGCATAGATGCAGTATCTCGCCAGTCACGAGATTTATATGAGATAATCGGCGATTGTGGCGACGAATATAGGCGATAA
- a CDS encoding glycosyltransferase family 4 protein → MHILIYSYNYHPEPIGIAPLMTELAEGLVERGHQVRVITGMPNYPQREIYDGYKGKWYVTEQNNGVTIQRSYLRIKSKPNLIDRLLLELSFIFTSLPQALNGKRPDVILLTVPPLLVSLPATLLGWMYKCPVVLNVQDILPEAAVRVGLMKNKWMIKACEVLEKFAYRNASKISVIADGFYDNLVNKDVPVKKIVCIPNWVNVNFIRPLAKANNLWKIAHQLDRKFVVMYSGNIALTQGLETVVAAAANLRHIKEVVFVIVGESKALARLQEYCLSCGADNILLLPLQPREQLPQMLSAADVGLIVQKRNVISFNMPSKIPLLLASGRPIIGSVPATGTAARAIQESGGGIIVEPESSDALAAAVLDLYRNSVLATQLGNKGRQFAVECYSFKQSIEQYEELFLDVVTKRTLTMGGTTTLKSKKSVVDI, encoded by the coding sequence ATGCATATTCTGATTTACTCTTACAACTATCATCCAGAGCCGATTGGAATAGCACCCTTGATGACCGAATTGGCTGAAGGACTAGTAGAACGAGGTCACCAAGTGCGAGTGATTACAGGAATGCCTAACTATCCTCAGCGTGAAATTTATGATGGATATAAAGGCAAGTGGTACGTTACAGAACAAAACAACGGTGTGACCATTCAGCGTAGTTACTTACGGATTAAGTCTAAACCCAACCTTATAGATCGGCTGCTATTAGAGTTGAGTTTTATCTTTACTAGCTTACCACAAGCCTTAAATGGTAAGCGACCAGATGTAATTCTTTTAACAGTGCCACCACTACTAGTTTCACTACCAGCAACTCTATTGGGGTGGATGTACAAGTGTCCTGTAGTTTTGAATGTCCAAGATATTCTTCCAGAAGCAGCTGTGCGCGTCGGTCTCATGAAAAATAAATGGATGATTAAGGCATGTGAGGTGTTGGAGAAATTTGCATACCGAAACGCATCTAAAATTAGTGTGATTGCTGATGGATTTTATGACAATTTAGTAAATAAGGATGTACCTGTTAAGAAAATCGTTTGTATTCCCAATTGGGTAAATGTAAATTTTATTCGTCCTTTGGCTAAGGCGAATAATCTTTGGAAAATCGCCCATCAGTTAGATAGAAAATTTGTAGTAATGTACTCTGGTAACATTGCATTAACGCAAGGTTTAGAGACAGTAGTAGCCGCAGCAGCTAACTTGCGTCATATTAAAGAAGTTGTTTTTGTAATTGTTGGCGAATCGAAGGCTTTGGCTAGACTGCAAGAATATTGTTTGTCTTGCGGAGCAGATAATATTTTGTTATTACCGTTGCAGCCACGAGAACAACTACCACAAATGTTGAGCGCTGCTGATGTGGGGTTGATTGTGCAAAAGCGTAATGTGATTTCCTTTAATATGCCTTCTAAAATACCACTATTGCTAGCAAGTGGTCGTCCAATAATAGGTTCAGTACCTGCTACTGGTACAGCAGCAAGAGCTATTCAAGAAAGTGGTGGTGGCATAATTGTAGAGCCAGAATCATCAGATGCATTAGCGGCAGCAGTATTGGATTTATATCGTAATTCGGTACTAGCAACACAACTAGGTAACAAAGGAAGACAGTTTGCTGTAGAGTGCTATTCCTTTAAACAGTCAATTGAACAGTATGAGGAACTATTTTTAGATGTAGTTACTAAACGAACATTAACTATGGGCGGTACAACAACACTAAAATCGAAAAAATCAGTTGTTGATATTTGA
- the sfsA gene encoding DNA/RNA nuclease SfsA, with amino-acid sequence MIDWLYCYPILYSGILLKRYKRFFADVQLADGEVVVAHCPNTGPMVGVSTPGSLVQVSKSDNPKRKLLYTLELIQVHDNEPTWVGVNTALPNRVVKLALAKYLFPELGNYSQIKGEVVYGLDKKSRVDFVLLGSEEDRPIYLEVKNTTLAQGRLALFPDTVTTRGQKHLRELTALLPLTRAVMCYFINRGDCTEFAPGDSTDPTYGKLLREAIALGLEVLPCRFDISPEGIRYLGLAKLKI; translated from the coding sequence ATGATTGATTGGCTGTATTGCTATCCAATTTTATATTCAGGTATTTTACTCAAACGTTACAAACGCTTTTTTGCTGATGTTCAACTTGCTGATGGGGAAGTTGTAGTAGCACACTGTCCAAATACAGGCCCAATGGTTGGAGTATCGACTCCTGGTAGCTTAGTACAAGTTTCTAAAAGTGATAACCCCAAGCGTAAACTGCTTTATACCTTAGAACTAATTCAGGTACATGACAACGAGCCGACCTGGGTTGGTGTTAATACTGCTTTACCAAATCGAGTAGTGAAACTAGCTTTGGCAAAATATCTTTTTCCAGAACTGGGTAACTACAGCCAAATCAAGGGTGAAGTGGTTTATGGACTAGATAAAAAAAGTCGTGTAGATTTTGTATTGCTGGGAAGTGAAGAAGATCGCCCCATATATTTAGAAGTAAAAAATACAACTTTGGCACAGGGAAGGTTAGCTTTATTTCCTGACACAGTGACGACAAGAGGACAAAAGCACTTACGGGAACTAACGGCACTGTTACCTTTGACTCGTGCAGTTATGTGTTATTTTATCAATCGGGGTGATTGTACTGAGTTTGCCCCTGGTGATAGTACAGACCCTACTTATGGTAAGTTACTGCGGGAGGCGATCGCTTTAGGTTTAGAAGTGTTACCTTGCCGTTTTGATATTTCTCCTGAAGGCATCCGTTATTTAGGTTTGGCAAAGTTAAAAATTTGA
- a CDS encoding PadR family transcriptional regulator, with amino-acid sequence MAKHQFLLSSLEQDLLTLLRSHNGFYGLEILNVINQVRSKYKIKLLTCGSLYTTLGRMETQNFITSISSKTEKTPRRRYYTISQSGEEALKLIEEYRDRLASWSK; translated from the coding sequence TTGGCGAAACATCAATTTTTACTTTCAAGTCTAGAGCAGGATTTACTGACTCTACTTAGAAGCCATAACGGATTTTATGGCTTAGAGATATTAAACGTAATCAATCAAGTACGTTCAAAATATAAAATTAAACTTTTGACCTGTGGTTCGCTTTACACAACCTTAGGACGGATGGAAACTCAAAATTTTATTACTTCCATAAGTAGCAAAACTGAAAAAACACCACGGAGGCGATATTATACAATTTCTCAGAGTGGAGAGGAAGCACTTAAGTTAATTGAAGAATATCGCGATCGTTTAGCAAGCTGGTCAAAGTAA
- a CDS encoding alanine-zipper protein — protein sequence MPTSGGQTLISDVDGLKSALRALEIKLSDTTNIAVRTANGLNTVERKTDNLSSKIDIVDGKATRSLSTANGASNEAKNATGVANKADNKANKALNVSNETQGTARRALVVGERAEIVGTKADRDAAAAFGQANNASAQATKAASDAELSKGLSIQTRRVAETAISEAKASTLVAKEASALSKATRGIADNAVGVAKAAQRAIDIVDNKIASVVGQVGRLASKVADVALDAAEAIGISRKALTTAGKVAGDLLGLAARVAGLASTVIEILQLVAFAEALGSRIDGIERELTSLGDAVSNILGRQLPTIRGIARNALEVASSVRGVADYAVSLGNSASSQASSAISQARQAIGTAGQAILAANVAQTVASTAINTAVQANSQAVKAASIAIAAGSVAATANVTANAASTSANEAKSTAKDAKDTAKKAQNTGDNALAKAVEVAAGLATLLGLYQLLKLKPGIPGVPGIPGRDGRPGRDGRQGAPGITQIIQIPGQPGRDGRDGLNGFPGRPGRDGKDGVDAVPYNDSGLKAFIAAQHSATRSSILAPIMALLAPIFAICKQILDAVSQFSNAAQLALLNIINNKLGVQLPGGIAGKLSRVAEWLHLDRVLNVLIWWQTLHNAYMLSANLGQTLTSAISNVLAAIGIKDAEGSPLDIGAILGGQFDSLAKSVIGESEWGSIKAEYKKWNRIYQAAANLMNSIQSIGYSILSALEVVGSWVAFIGNALKRWGKVSEKAYRWMNPTPNFQNKFFTNLENAENVVSQVDQVASEVLSVQQTVNQIGEQKEQFTKALSQEPESKQGTTPPEAAQIKAASDVAKLFSATGLAITDIDKEADD from the coding sequence ATGCCAACTTCTGGAGGGCAAACATTAATAAGTGATGTCGATGGGCTGAAATCGGCATTACGCGCACTAGAAATAAAGTTAAGTGATACCACAAACATAGCTGTTAGAACCGCTAATGGTTTAAATACGGTAGAGAGGAAAACAGATAATTTATCATCAAAAATTGATATCGTAGACGGAAAAGCTACTAGGTCGCTTAGTACCGCTAACGGTGCTAGTAACGAAGCTAAAAATGCAACTGGTGTCGCCAACAAAGCCGACAATAAGGCCAATAAGGCGTTGAATGTTAGCAACGAAACACAAGGCACAGCAAGACGAGCGCTCGTCGTAGGTGAACGTGCTGAAATCGTTGGCACAAAAGCAGACAGAGACGCGGCGGCTGCATTCGGTCAAGCTAATAATGCAAGCGCTCAAGCAACTAAGGCTGCAAGCGATGCCGAGTTAAGTAAAGGTTTGTCTATTCAAACCAGAAGAGTAGCAGAAACGGCTATCAGTGAAGCCAAAGCGTCAACGTTAGTGGCTAAAGAGGCAAGCGCACTAAGTAAAGCGACTAGGGGGATTGCTGACAATGCTGTAGGGGTAGCAAAAGCAGCCCAACGCGCTATTGACATCGTAGACAACAAAATCGCTAGTGTTGTCGGTCAAGTTGGCAGGCTTGCTAGCAAAGTAGCAGATGTAGCTTTAGACGCGGCTGAAGCAATAGGCATATCAAGAAAAGCGTTAACTACTGCTGGTAAGGTAGCTGGTGATTTATTGGGACTTGCCGCTAGAGTGGCAGGTTTAGCGAGTACTGTTATCGAAATTTTGCAGTTAGTAGCCTTCGCTGAGGCTTTGGGTTCTCGGATAGACGGCATAGAGCGAGAGTTGACATCACTTGGTGACGCTGTATCTAATATTTTAGGTCGCCAATTGCCAACCATTAGAGGTATAGCCAGGAATGCTTTAGAGGTAGCTAGTTCGGTGCGTGGTGTAGCTGACTATGCCGTAAGCTTAGGAAATTCTGCAAGCTCTCAAGCAAGCAGTGCAATATCTCAAGCTAGGCAAGCAATTGGCACAGCGGGACAAGCAATTCTTGCAGCTAATGTTGCTCAAACCGTTGCATCCACAGCAATCAATACAGCAGTACAAGCAAATTCTCAGGCAGTGAAAGCTGCAAGTATTGCGATCGCTGCGGGTAGCGTCGCCGCAACTGCAAACGTAACTGCCAACGCTGCTAGCACTTCAGCAAATGAAGCTAAATCAACAGCTAAGGATGCTAAGGACACAGCCAAGAAAGCCCAAAACACTGGTGATAATGCCCTAGCAAAAGCTGTAGAAGTAGCTGCGGGACTAGCGACATTATTGGGACTGTATCAATTGCTTAAACTTAAACCCGGCATTCCAGGTGTTCCAGGCATTCCGGGTCGTGACGGTAGACCCGGCAGGGATGGACGGCAAGGCGCTCCTGGTATCACGCAAATTATTCAAATTCCAGGCCAACCGGGCAGAGACGGAAGAGATGGTTTAAATGGATTCCCCGGTAGACCAGGGAGAGATGGAAAGGATGGAGTAGATGCAGTGCCTTATAACGATTCAGGGCTAAAAGCCTTTATAGCAGCTCAACACTCAGCAACTAGGTCATCGATATTGGCTCCGATCATGGCATTGCTAGCCCCAATATTTGCTATTTGTAAGCAGATTTTAGATGCTGTTAGTCAATTTAGTAATGCCGCACAATTAGCACTATTAAACATTATTAATAATAAGCTCGGTGTCCAACTTCCTGGTGGCATTGCTGGTAAGTTATCGCGAGTAGCTGAATGGCTGCATTTAGATCGAGTTTTGAATGTTCTTATCTGGTGGCAGACTTTGCACAATGCCTATATGCTCAGTGCCAATTTAGGACAAACATTAACTAGTGCAATATCCAATGTATTAGCAGCAATTGGTATCAAAGATGCAGAAGGTAGCCCTTTAGATATTGGTGCAATTTTAGGTGGTCAGTTTGATTCACTCGCTAAATCTGTAATTGGTGAGAGTGAATGGGGAAGTATTAAAGCTGAATATAAAAAATGGAACCGTATTTATCAAGCTGCTGCTAACTTAATGAATAGCATTCAATCAATTGGCTATTCAATTTTAAGTGCTTTAGAAGTTGTTGGTTCTTGGGTTGCTTTTATTGGTAATGCTTTAAAAAGATGGGGAAAGGTTAGCGAAAAAGCTTACAGATGGATGAATCCTACACCTAACTTTCAAAATAAATTTTTTACTAATTTAGAAAACGCTGAAAATGTAGTTTCTCAAGTAGATCAAGTTGCTAGTGAGGTTCTCTCTGTCCAGCAAACTGTTAACCAGATTGGAGAACAAAAAGAACAATTTACTAAAGCATTGAGTCAAGAGCCAGAAAGTAAGCAAGGAACTACACCACCAGAGGCAGCACAAATTAAAGCTGCTTCTGATGTTGCTAAATTGTTTAGTGCAACTGGTTTGGCTATTACTGATATAGACAAGGAGGCAGATGATTAA
- a CDS encoding DnaB-like helicase N-terminal domain-containing protein: protein MTQGIYQFPQVQAEFSTANDRLPPCEIEAEEAVIRGILDDPKAIYLVSDRLRPEHFYVSAHRDIYQACLRLSKKGKPTDLLSVTSLLREQGILARIGGQSKMASLEWNVTAVNIDAMAWLVIKAHLHRQYIKLGNDITRLGYETDREIPDLVAAITEKTRSIIETPIAPTKEEHQRWRHGQMLQELTSIYTTCSEPTLRLLKLKDLSDDYRVSMNFLELFYLKSLTEKCSKLLTYQELKELAGSTVREWLINGLVPKSTTILLAADGGIGKTKLAYGIGKVMIQGSQLGPFITTGEKRKILYYQGDESPGDMVQALEALGYSEDDIDKYVRVRFGWSAENMPTLIQDLKEFQPEFAVIDSLSTANKYSIYQESQMEYARPILEMTGLAIQYQVTFLIIHHTNREGGVRGTTAIRNAVSEVWTLVTDKSETATPNDRILEINKSRSRSSNKKYRMFFNPEDLSFSFMGEEGQDFGGSSQNAKEKTLQFLADHRNIKFTSEEIAHRLGFSSAYARKYLSELSADGLISRKLRPGKPNLYYLVYEGSLKEDQQGSPKDHPSDQYYSNSISLAGEESEDSTDPCIKKRGSPQDHPSDHLQKLDAVSDTAKGDPRSPENSKKSEQTEISEPPTPLKDHLRLDALPDIASGGDPKGDPSLILCENIQSVKTSSKDLPDNNHSHSSVTDPGGDPQGDPGSNPSPHSVTKHYKNIEVGGVYLSRSLGKKVKVIQLYLSVKKADVNVLGDIVQPRLSLADLYPLPDDSWSPNVGQLAMYGGELVAIVGFDSGTRNYQVEFESGRFEYVKAKRLAKP from the coding sequence ATGACGCAAGGTATCTACCAATTTCCCCAAGTACAAGCTGAATTTAGTACAGCTAACGACCGCTTACCACCATGCGAGATAGAAGCAGAAGAAGCAGTAATTAGAGGTATACTTGACGACCCAAAAGCAATTTATCTCGTCAGTGACAGGCTAAGACCAGAACATTTTTACGTTAGCGCCCATAGAGACATTTATCAAGCTTGTTTGAGACTTTCTAAAAAAGGTAAACCGACTGATTTATTAAGTGTTACTAGCCTCTTAAGGGAGCAAGGTATTCTTGCCAGAATCGGAGGTCAGAGCAAGATGGCTTCTCTTGAGTGGAATGTTACCGCTGTCAATATTGATGCTATGGCTTGGTTAGTAATCAAGGCACATCTACATAGGCAGTACATTAAATTGGGCAATGATATCACCCGCTTAGGATATGAAACTGACCGTGAAATACCTGACTTAGTAGCTGCAATCACTGAAAAAACTCGTTCAATCATTGAAACACCAATTGCACCCACCAAAGAAGAACATCAGCGATGGAGGCACGGTCAAATGCTACAGGAGTTGACATCAATTTATACTACTTGTTCTGAACCGACTTTGCGATTACTGAAGCTAAAAGATTTGTCTGATGACTATCGCGTATCAATGAATTTTTTAGAACTTTTTTACCTAAAAAGTCTGACAGAAAAGTGTAGCAAATTACTCACTTATCAGGAGTTAAAAGAGTTAGCAGGTTCTACAGTTCGTGAGTGGTTAATAAATGGTCTTGTTCCCAAAAGCACAACAATTCTTTTAGCTGCTGATGGTGGAATTGGGAAAACCAAACTTGCCTATGGAATCGGTAAAGTCATGATTCAGGGTTCTCAACTTGGGCCCTTCATCACTACCGGGGAGAAACGCAAAATTCTCTACTACCAAGGAGACGAAAGTCCGGGAGACATGGTGCAAGCCTTGGAGGCGCTTGGTTACTCTGAGGACGATATCGATAAATACGTGCGGGTGCGGTTTGGCTGGAGTGCCGAGAATATGCCCACGCTGATCCAAGACTTAAAAGAGTTTCAACCGGAGTTTGCTGTTATTGACTCCCTCAGCACCGCTAACAAATACTCTATCTATCAAGAATCGCAGATGGAATACGCCCGCCCAATTTTGGAGATGACCGGACTGGCTATTCAGTACCAAGTCACATTTTTGATCATCCATCACACAAACCGAGAAGGTGGTGTACGCGGGACAACCGCAATTAGAAACGCCGTGAGTGAAGTTTGGACACTCGTCACAGACAAAAGCGAAACTGCAACCCCTAACGACCGCATCCTGGAAATTAATAAATCGCGATCGCGTTCCTCAAACAAGAAATACCGGATGTTTTTTAACCCCGAAGACCTCAGCTTTAGTTTCATGGGAGAAGAGGGGCAAGACTTCGGCGGGTCATCTCAAAATGCCAAAGAGAAAACGCTGCAATTTCTCGCTGACCACCGCAACATCAAATTTACTAGTGAGGAAATCGCCCATAGGTTGGGCTTCTCCAGTGCCTATGCTCGTAAATACCTGAGTGAGCTATCAGCCGATGGGTTAATTAGTAGAAAGCTCCGGCCGGGCAAACCAAACCTTTATTACCTGGTCTATGAAGGATCACTAAAGGAGGATCAGCAAGGATCACCAAAGGATCACCCCTCGGATCAGTACTACTCAAATTCCATAAGCCTTGCTGGAGAAGAATCAGAGGATAGTACAGACCCATGTATAAAAAAGAGAGGATCACCCCAGGATCACCCCTCGGATCACCTTCAAAAGCTAGATGCAGTAAGCGATACAGCCAAAGGTGATCCTCGAAGTCCTGAAAATAGCAAAAAAAGTGAGCAGACGGAAATTTCTGAACCCCCAACACCTCTTAAGGATCACCTTCGGCTAGATGCCTTACCAGATATAGCTTCTGGAGGTGATCCGAAGGGTGATCCTTCCCTGATCCTGTGCGAAAATATACAGAGTGTGAAAACAAGCTCTAAAGACTTACCAGATAATAATCATAGCCATTCTTCGGTCACTGATCCGGGGGGTGATCCTCAAGGTGATCCTGGGTCTAACCCCTCACCCCATTCCGTTACAAAACATTACAAGAATATTGAGGTGGGCGGGGTTTATCTGTCGCGATCGCTGGGTAAAAAAGTCAAAGTCATTCAGCTATATCTATCTGTGAAGAAAGCCGATGTTAATGTCCTGGGTGATATTGTTCAGCCGCGATTATCACTAGCTGATTTATATCCACTTCCCGATGATTCCTGGTCGCCGAATGTGGGGCAGCTAGCAATGTATGGTGGTGAGTTGGTGGCGATAGTTGGGTTTGATTCCGGCACTAGGAATTACCAAGTTGAGTTCGAGTCAGGCAGGTTTGAATATGTCAAAGCTAAGAGACTCGCCAAACCGTGA
- a CDS encoding KGK domain-containing protein, translating to MNNIRLDDGDVVSSSTADFGLGNTFKVSELKLQIQALFKEGTEDGLIAAYRCSWFDEEGAEEFEILRQEGGGWQKGRVRFQLEFIPDQPQ from the coding sequence ATGAATAACATTCGATTAGATGATGGGGATGTTGTGTCAAGTAGTACTGCGGACTTTGGACTAGGAAACACTTTTAAAGTCAGCGAACTCAAGTTACAAATTCAAGCTCTTTTTAAGGAAGGAACTGAAGACGGACTCATTGCGGCTTATAGATGTTCATGGTTCGATGAAGAAGGGGCTGAGGAATTTGAAATACTGCGACAAGAAGGTGGGGGCTGGCAAAAAGGTAGAGTTCGGTTTCAGCTAGAGTTTATTCCGGATCAACCGCAATAA
- a CDS encoding CopG family transcriptional regulator, protein MRKPLHGQRKKDLTLTLTPEGVEMLDAKAKAMGLSKSEMIERIAREQASSPLENQLLGECCAN, encoded by the coding sequence ATGAGAAAGCCGCTACACGGGCAAAGGAAAAAGGATCTAACTTTGACACTTACTCCGGAGGGAGTAGAGATGCTCGACGCGAAGGCGAAGGCTATGGGACTGAGCAAAAGCGAGATGATCGAACGCATAGCGAGAGAGCAAGCGTCCTCACCCTTGGAAAATCAATTACTGGGGGAATGCTGCGCCAACTGA